From one Lycium barbarum isolate Lr01 chromosome 6, ASM1917538v2, whole genome shotgun sequence genomic stretch:
- the LOC132645510 gene encoding protein ABIL1 isoform X3 has protein sequence MVLDNLKDYAVRALVNAVDHLGTVAYKLTDLLEQQTLDVTTMELKVTCLDQRLLTCKTYTEKEGLRQQQLLAVIPRHHKHYILPNSAGKKVHFSPQVKMDSRQHLQARPRLYPSGTPAAKTLSWHLATETKSTLKGTSRTFMSPEEAKGSEKASAAFNLLDEENTRKKTYAARPQSPNVRPASSLAMQTLGVTRQGTLEGSKPLTPYRSFDNPRREIIRAPNRSRSMLSAFFVKHKTSKLKTSAVS, from the exons AT GGTTCTTGATAACCTGAAAGACTATGCTGTAAGAGCTCTTGTCAATGCTGTCGACCACCTGGGAACTGTTGCTTATAAGTTAACCGACTTGCTTGAGCAACAAACACTGGATGTCACAACCATGGAGCTAAAGGTCACGTGTCTTGATCAG CGACTTCTGACATGCAAAACATACACTGAGAAAGAAGGCCTCAGGCAGCAACAGCTGTTAGCTGTCATCCCAAGGCATCACAAGCATTATATTTTGCCAA ATTCTGCTGGAAAGAAGGTGCACTTCAGCCCTCAAGTTAAGATGGACTCGAGGCAACATTTACAAGCAAGACCCCGCCTTTATCCTTCAG GTACGCCTGCTGCGAAAACTCTCTCTTGGCATCTGGCAACAGAAACCAAATCGACATTGAAAGGGACTTCACGTACTTTTATGAG TCCTGAGGAAGCAAAAGGTTCTGAAAAAGCATCAGCCGCATTCAACTTGTTAG ATGAAGAGAATACCCGGAAGAAAACATATGCAGCTCGTCCTCAGTCACCCAACGTTCGTCCTGCATCAAGCCTAGCGATGCAAACTTTGGGGGTCACGCGGCAG GGTACCCTGGAGGGCAGCAAACCTCTAACACCATACAGATCATTTGATAATCCAAGACGGGAGATTATCCGTGCACCTAATCGCAGCAGGAGTATGCTCTCGGCTTTCTTTGTCAAGCATAAGACATCTAAGTTGAAGACCAGTGCTGTCTCGTAA
- the LOC132645510 gene encoding protein ABIL1 isoform X2 yields MHGSGEGLDHIGSTELKNLRPQLYSAAEYCEKSYLQNEQKQMVLDNLKDYAVRALVNAVDHLGTVAYKLTDLLEQQTLDVTTMELKVTCLDQRLLTCKTYTEKEGLRQQQLLAVIPRHHKHYILPNSAGKKVHFSPQVKMDSRQHLQARPRLYPSGTPAAKTLSWHLATETKSTLKGTSRTFMSPEEAKGSEKASAAFNLLDEENTRKKTYAARPQSPNVRPASSLAMQTLGVTRQGTLEGSKPLTPYRSFDNPRREIIRAPNRSRSMLSAFFVKHKTSKLKTSAVS; encoded by the exons atgcacgggtccggggaagggctggACCACATTGGGTCAACT GAACTCAAGAACTTGAGGCCGCAACTTTATTCTGCTGCAGAATATTGTGAGAAGTCTTATCTTCAAAACGAGCAGAAACAAAT GGTTCTTGATAACCTGAAAGACTATGCTGTAAGAGCTCTTGTCAATGCTGTCGACCACCTGGGAACTGTTGCTTATAAGTTAACCGACTTGCTTGAGCAACAAACACTGGATGTCACAACCATGGAGCTAAAGGTCACGTGTCTTGATCAG CGACTTCTGACATGCAAAACATACACTGAGAAAGAAGGCCTCAGGCAGCAACAGCTGTTAGCTGTCATCCCAAGGCATCACAAGCATTATATTTTGCCAA ATTCTGCTGGAAAGAAGGTGCACTTCAGCCCTCAAGTTAAGATGGACTCGAGGCAACATTTACAAGCAAGACCCCGCCTTTATCCTTCAG GTACGCCTGCTGCGAAAACTCTCTCTTGGCATCTGGCAACAGAAACCAAATCGACATTGAAAGGGACTTCACGTACTTTTATGAG TCCTGAGGAAGCAAAAGGTTCTGAAAAAGCATCAGCCGCATTCAACTTGTTAG ATGAAGAGAATACCCGGAAGAAAACATATGCAGCTCGTCCTCAGTCACCCAACGTTCGTCCTGCATCAAGCCTAGCGATGCAAACTTTGGGGGTCACGCGGCAG GGTACCCTGGAGGGCAGCAAACCTCTAACACCATACAGATCATTTGATAATCCAAGACGGGAGATTATCCGTGCACCTAATCGCAGCAGGAGTATGCTCTCGGCTTTCTTTGTCAAGCATAAGACATCTAAGTTGAAGACCAGTGCTGTCTCGTAA